The Chiloscyllium punctatum isolate Juve2018m chromosome 45, sChiPun1.3, whole genome shotgun sequence genome has a segment encoding these proteins:
- the LOC140467263 gene encoding uncharacterized protein produces MESPWKCQDCGKRFGCQSRLEYHRRGHTGERPWKCEDCGKGFNHRYLLEYHRRGHTGERPFSCTVCGKAFTQAANLMLHQRIHTGERPFSCSTCGKRFSCSANLIGHQRIHSTERPFTCSLCGKGFTGSSDLLKHQQTHTDERPFRCPACEKRFRRASTLATHQRIHTGERPYACPDCGKGFTGASGLQSHRRIHSKEKPFGCLLCGKNFRQSSALNAHQRVHTGERPFTCSVCGKGFTHSSGLQSHQRIHTQEKPFGCTSCGKSFRHSTALSAHQRVHTGERPFICSVCGKGFTHSSNLLSHQRIHTQEKPFSCTYCGKCFRQSSTLTAHQRTHTGERPFTCPVCGKRFTQSANLLMHQRTHTGERPFTCTVCKKGFTQACSLLLHQRTHAVKDASAVRRMGGSSPSRQLLRNAKQNHLAPDSSKPVHHLAGTTQECEGILPTHLDKCGSNNTPEA; encoded by the coding sequence ATGGAGAGTCCATGGAAGTGCCAGGACTGCGGCAAAAGGTTCGGTTGTCAGTCCCGTCTGGAGTACCACCGACGGGggcacaccggggagaggccatggAAGTGCGAGGACTGTGGGAAAGGGTTCAACCATCGGTACCTGTTGGAGTACCATCGGCGTGggcacactggggagaggcctttcagctgcACTGTGTGCGGGAAGGCTTTCACTCAGGCAGCCAACCTGATGTTGCACCAGCGGATTCACACAGGAGAGCGACCATTCAGCTGCAGCACCTGTGGAAAGAGGTTCAGTTGCTCAGCCAATCTCATTGGTCACCAGCGGATTCACAGTACGGAGAGGCCCTTCACCTGCTCCctctgtgggaagggattcactgggTCCTCTGACCTCCTAAAACACCAGCAGACACACACGGATGAGCGTCCCTTCAGGTGTCCCGCCTGTGAGAAGCGCTTCCGGAGGGCATCCACTCTTGCCACCCACCAGAggattcacaccggggagaggccttATGCCTGCCCTGATTGTGGGAAGGGTTTCACTGGGGCATCTGGCCTCCAGTCACATCGGCGGATTCACAGCAAGGAGAAGCCGTTTGGCTGCTTGTTGTGTGGGAAGAACTTCAGGCAGTCGTCCGCCCTCAATGCACACCAAcgtgttcacactggggagaggccattcacctgctctgtctgTGGGAAGGGGTTCACCCATTCTTCTGGCCTCCAATCACACCAGCGAATTCACACCCAGGAGAAGCCGTTTGGCTGCACATCTTGCGGAAAGAGTTTCAGGCATTCAACAGCCCTCAGTGCGCACCAAcgtgttcacactggggagaggccattcatttGCTCCgtctgtgggaaaggattcactcattCATCCAACCTGCTGTCACACCAACGAATTCACACCCAGGAGAAGCCATTTAGCTGCACTTACTGTGGGAAATGTTTCAGACAGTCATCCACCCTCACTGCACACCAGCGTACTCAtactggggagagaccattcacttGTCCTGTGTGTGGGAAGCGATTTACACAGTCTGCCAACCTGCTGATGCATCAGCGGACtcacactggagagaggccattcacctgcaccGTGTGCAAGAAGGGCTTCACTCAGGCTTGCAGCCTGCTCTTACACCAACGTACTCATGCTGTGAAAGATGCCTCAGCTGTTCGGAGGATGGGAGGGAGTTCACCCAGTCGTCAGTTATTGAGGAACGCGAAACAAAACCACTTGGCTCCTGACtcttcaaagcctgtccaccatctagcAGGCACAACTCAGGAGTGTGAAGGAATACTCCCTACTCACCTGGATAAGTgtggctccaacaacactccagaagcttga